The Stenotrophomonas maltophilia genome includes a region encoding these proteins:
- the glyS gene encoding glycine--tRNA ligase subunit beta, whose product MSQLSPLLIELGTEELPVKALPGLAQAFFDGVVEGLRKRGVALELGDARPLSTPRRLAVLLPGVGLEQPEQHSEVLGPYLNIALDAEGQPTKALQGFAAKAGIDWTALEKTTDNKGERFVHRAVTPGASTASLLPEILREAIAAMPIPKPMRWGDHAWGFARPAHWLVLLHGANVVEAELFGLQAGRVSRGHRFHHDQAVSLAQPQDYVEALRAAFVLVDPSERRARIVAEVEAAAAKAGGSARITDDNLEQVVNLVEWPSAVLCSFERAFLAVPQEALIETMEINQKFFPVLDAAGTLTEKFIGIANIESKNVAEVAKGYERVIRPRFADAKFFFDEDLKQGLVSMGEGLKTVTYQAKLGSVADKVARVAALAEVIAPQVGADAAQARRAAELAKNDLQSRMVNEFPELQGIAGRHYAVAGGESAEVALAIDEAYQPRFGGDDIALSPLGKVLAIAERVDTLAGGFAAGLKPTGNKDPFALRRNALGLARTIIESGFELDLRALLASANAGLAARNVQADVGELYDFILDRLKGYYGDKNVPATHFNAVAELKPVSLYDFDRRLDAIGTFAALPEAEALAAANKRIRNILRKAEGDIPAQIDPALLQEDAERALAEAVTAAIDDTGTSLHQKDYVAVLARLARLRPQVDAFFDGVMVNAEDPALRGNRLALLTMLGERLGKVAAIEHLSS is encoded by the coding sequence ATGAGCCAACTGTCCCCCCTGCTGATTGAACTGGGCACCGAGGAGCTGCCGGTCAAGGCGCTGCCGGGCCTGGCCCAGGCGTTCTTCGACGGTGTCGTCGAAGGCCTGCGCAAGCGCGGCGTCGCGCTGGAACTGGGCGATGCACGCCCGCTGTCGACCCCGCGCCGACTGGCCGTGCTGCTGCCGGGCGTCGGCCTGGAACAGCCGGAACAGCACAGCGAAGTGCTGGGCCCGTACCTGAACATCGCGCTGGATGCCGAAGGCCAGCCGACCAAGGCCCTGCAGGGCTTCGCCGCCAAGGCCGGGATCGACTGGACCGCGCTGGAGAAGACCACCGACAACAAGGGTGAGCGCTTCGTGCACCGCGCGGTGACCCCGGGCGCGAGCACCGCCAGCCTGCTGCCGGAGATCCTGCGCGAGGCGATCGCGGCGATGCCGATTCCCAAGCCGATGCGCTGGGGCGACCACGCCTGGGGCTTCGCCCGCCCGGCGCACTGGCTGGTGCTGCTGCACGGCGCCAACGTGGTCGAGGCCGAACTGTTCGGCCTGCAGGCCGGCCGCGTCAGCCGTGGCCATCGCTTCCACCATGACCAGGCGGTGTCGCTGGCGCAGCCGCAGGACTACGTTGAAGCGCTGCGCGCCGCGTTCGTGCTGGTCGACCCGAGCGAGCGCCGCGCGCGCATCGTCGCCGAGGTCGAGGCCGCTGCGGCCAAGGCCGGTGGCAGCGCCCGCATCACCGACGACAACCTGGAGCAGGTGGTGAACCTGGTCGAATGGCCGTCGGCGGTGCTGTGCAGCTTCGAGCGCGCGTTCCTGGCGGTGCCGCAGGAAGCGCTGATCGAGACGATGGAGATCAACCAGAAGTTCTTCCCGGTGCTGGATGCCGCAGGCACGCTGACCGAGAAGTTCATTGGCATCGCCAACATCGAATCGAAGAACGTGGCCGAAGTGGCCAAGGGCTACGAGCGGGTGATCCGTCCGCGTTTCGCCGATGCCAAGTTCTTCTTCGACGAGGACCTGAAGCAGGGCCTGGTGTCGATGGGTGAGGGGCTGAAGACGGTGACCTACCAGGCCAAGCTGGGCAGCGTGGCCGACAAGGTGGCGCGCGTGGCTGCATTGGCCGAAGTGATCGCACCCCAGGTCGGTGCCGATGCCGCGCAGGCCAGGCGGGCTGCCGAACTGGCCAAGAACGACCTGCAGTCGCGCATGGTCAACGAGTTCCCGGAGCTGCAGGGCATCGCCGGCCGCCACTACGCCGTGGCCGGTGGCGAATCGGCCGAGGTGGCGCTGGCCATCGACGAGGCCTACCAGCCGCGCTTCGGTGGTGATGACATCGCGCTGTCGCCGCTGGGCAAGGTCCTGGCCATTGCCGAACGCGTGGACACCCTGGCCGGCGGCTTCGCCGCAGGCCTGAAGCCGACCGGCAACAAGGACCCGTTCGCGCTGCGCCGCAATGCGCTGGGCCTGGCACGCACGATCATCGAAAGCGGCTTCGAGCTGGACCTGCGCGCGCTGCTGGCCAGCGCCAACGCCGGCCTGGCCGCACGCAACGTGCAGGCCGACGTTGGCGAGCTGTACGACTTCATCCTCGACCGCCTGAAGGGTTACTACGGCGACAAGAACGTGCCAGCCACGCACTTCAATGCGGTGGCCGAACTGAAGCCTGTCTCGCTGTATGACTTCGACCGCCGCCTGGACGCGATCGGCACCTTCGCCGCGCTGCCGGAAGCCGAGGCGCTGGCTGCGGCCAACAAGCGCATCCGCAACATCCTCCGCAAGGCTGAAGGCGACATTCCGGCCCAGATCGACCCGGCGCTGCTGCAGGAAGACGCCGAGCGCGCGCTGGCTGAAGCGGTCACTGCGGCCATCGACGACACCGGCACCAGCCTGCACCAGAAGGACTATGTGGCCGTGCTGGCACGCCTGGCGCGCCTGCGTCCGCAGGTCGACGCGTTCTTCGATGGCGTGATGGTCAATGCGGAAGATCCGGCGCTGCGTGGCAACCGCCTGGCGCTGCTGACGATGCTGGGCGAGCGCTTGGGCAAGGTGGCAGCGATCGAGCATCTGTCGAGCTGA
- the glyQ gene encoding glycine--tRNA ligase subunit alpha gives MSATPTVPITFQGLIQTLNQFWAQQGCVLIQPLDLEVGAGTFHPATFLRAIGPEGWNAAYVQPSRRPTDGRYGENPNRLQRYYQYQVAMKPAPDNIQQLYLDSLKALGIDPLVHDLRFVEDNWESPTLGAWGLGWEVWLNGMEVTQFTYFQQAGGLECRPVLGEITYGLERLCMYLQNCDNVYDLVWTYGPDGQPVTYGDVYHQNEVEQSTYNFEYADVEELFHRFDACEREAQKLVEVNLPLPAYEQVMKASHTFNLLDARRAISVTERQRYILRVRALAQAVARAYYEQREKLGFPGAKKA, from the coding sequence ATGTCCGCGACCCCGACCGTTCCGATCACCTTCCAGGGCCTGATCCAGACCCTGAACCAGTTCTGGGCCCAGCAGGGCTGCGTGCTCATCCAGCCGCTCGACCTGGAGGTGGGCGCCGGTACCTTCCACCCGGCCACCTTCCTGCGTGCGATCGGTCCGGAAGGCTGGAACGCGGCCTACGTGCAGCCCTCGCGCCGCCCGACCGACGGCCGCTACGGCGAGAACCCGAACCGCCTGCAGCGCTACTACCAGTACCAGGTGGCGATGAAGCCGGCGCCGGACAACATCCAGCAGCTGTACCTGGATTCGCTGAAGGCGCTGGGCATCGACCCGCTGGTGCACGACCTGCGCTTCGTCGAGGACAACTGGGAATCGCCGACGCTGGGTGCCTGGGGCCTGGGCTGGGAAGTCTGGCTCAACGGCATGGAGGTGACCCAGTTCACCTACTTCCAGCAGGCCGGTGGCCTGGAGTGCCGCCCGGTGCTGGGCGAGATCACCTACGGTCTCGAGCGCCTGTGCATGTACCTGCAGAACTGCGACAACGTCTACGACCTGGTCTGGACCTACGGCCCGGACGGCCAGCCGGTGACCTACGGCGACGTCTACCACCAGAACGAGGTGGAGCAGAGCACCTACAACTTCGAATACGCCGACGTGGAAGAGCTGTTCCACCGCTTCGATGCCTGCGAGCGTGAAGCGCAGAAGCTGGTGGAAGTGAACCTGCCGCTGCCGGCCTACGAGCAGGTGATGAAGGCCAGCCATACCTTCAACCTGCTCGATGCACGCCGTGCGATCAGCGTGACCGAGCGCCAGCGCTACATCCTGCGCGTGCGCGCGCTGGCCCAGGCGGTGGCCAGGGCGTACTACGAGCAGCGCGAGAAGCTGGGCTTCCCGGGCGCGAAGAAGGCCTGA
- a CDS encoding GspE/PulE family protein → MEHRLPAGTPGEAGGVPLPWGRLHFEQIAAALAADGLVAEQDRERMRFSAQGARNASEVHPLVLLSNLKLAAIGGGELTLERLTEWLAQRTGSRYLRIDPTRVDVAAVTALVSHAYARRHRFLPLAVDAERVLVATSEPLVQEWRRDLQHLTRRRIELAVVNPLDLHRYTMEFYGVTRSVRGARGDVRGEASTTLPSFEQLVELGRTGDVNADDQHIVHIVDWLLQYAYEQRASDIHLEPRREMGRMRFRIDGVLHKVFEVPPAVMTAVVSRIKVLGRMDLAERRRPQDGRIKTRSPGGREVEMRLSTMPTAFGEKCVMRIFDPDAAFKSIDQLGFSPQEAAGWNALVERPHGIVLVTGPTGSGKTTTLYSTLKRLATPDVNVCTVEDPIEMIAPEFNQMQVQANIDLDFASGVRTLLRQDPDIIMIGEIRDLETAQMAVQASLTGHLVLSTLHTNDAPSAVTRLLDLGVPHYLLASTLNGILAQRLVRTLCPHCKQPHSLGAADWAVLADSHAAYPDAATPCRPVGCLECRRTGFLGRIGLYELLPLGSRLRGQIRADMDLAGFTRAARAEGLRTLRQAGLEKVAQGLTTIEEVLSVLPPPDEPSPVPDP, encoded by the coding sequence ATGGAACATCGGCTGCCGGCAGGCACGCCCGGCGAGGCGGGCGGCGTCCCGCTGCCCTGGGGACGGCTGCATTTCGAGCAGATTGCCGCGGCCCTGGCCGCCGATGGACTGGTGGCCGAGCAGGACCGCGAGCGCATGCGGTTTTCCGCACAGGGCGCGCGCAACGCCAGTGAAGTGCATCCGCTGGTACTGCTGTCCAACCTCAAGCTGGCCGCCATCGGCGGCGGCGAACTGACCCTGGAACGCCTGACCGAGTGGCTGGCGCAGCGCACCGGCAGCCGCTACCTGCGCATCGACCCGACCCGGGTGGACGTCGCCGCGGTCACCGCGCTGGTGTCGCATGCCTACGCCCGCCGCCACCGCTTCCTGCCATTGGCAGTGGATGCCGAGCGCGTGCTGGTAGCCACCAGCGAGCCGCTGGTGCAGGAATGGCGTCGTGACCTGCAGCACCTGACCCGCCGCCGCATCGAGCTGGCGGTGGTCAATCCGCTGGACCTCCACCGCTACACCATGGAGTTCTACGGGGTGACCCGCTCGGTGCGCGGTGCCCGTGGCGATGTGCGCGGCGAGGCCAGCACCACCCTGCCCAGCTTCGAGCAGCTGGTGGAGCTGGGCCGCACCGGCGACGTCAATGCCGACGACCAGCACATCGTGCACATCGTCGACTGGCTGCTGCAGTACGCCTACGAACAGCGCGCCTCGGACATCCACCTGGAGCCGCGCCGCGAGATGGGGCGCATGCGCTTCCGCATCGACGGCGTGCTGCACAAGGTGTTCGAAGTACCGCCGGCGGTGATGACCGCGGTGGTCAGCCGCATCAAGGTGCTGGGCCGCATGGACCTGGCCGAGCGCCGGCGCCCGCAGGATGGCCGCATCAAGACCCGCTCGCCGGGTGGCCGCGAGGTCGAGATGCGCCTGTCGACCATGCCCACCGCCTTCGGCGAGAAGTGCGTGATGCGCATCTTCGACCCGGATGCCGCGTTCAAGAGCATCGACCAGCTCGGTTTCAGCCCGCAGGAGGCCGCCGGCTGGAATGCGCTGGTCGAGCGCCCGCACGGCATCGTGCTGGTCACCGGCCCGACCGGCTCGGGCAAGACCACCACCCTGTATTCCACGCTGAAGCGGCTGGCCACGCCGGACGTGAACGTGTGCACGGTGGAGGATCCGATCGAGATGATCGCGCCCGAGTTCAACCAGATGCAGGTGCAGGCCAACATCGACCTGGACTTCGCCAGCGGCGTGCGCACCCTGCTGCGGCAGGACCCGGACATCATCATGATCGGCGAGATCCGCGACCTGGAGACCGCACAGATGGCGGTGCAGGCCTCGCTGACCGGCCACCTGGTGCTGTCCACCCTGCATACCAACGACGCGCCCTCGGCGGTCACCCGCCTGCTCGACCTGGGCGTGCCGCATTACCTGCTGGCCAGCACCCTCAACGGCATCCTCGCCCAGCGCCTGGTGCGCACGCTGTGCCCGCACTGCAAGCAGCCGCACAGCCTCGGCGCGGCCGATTGGGCGGTGCTGGCTGATAGCCATGCTGCATATCCAGATGCCGCCACGCCCTGTCGGCCGGTCGGTTGCCTGGAATGCCGGCGCACCGGATTCCTCGGCCGCATCGGCCTGTATGAGTTGCTGCCATTGGGTTCGCGGCTGCGCGGGCAGATCCGCGCCGACATGGACCTGGCCGGTTTCACCCGTGCCGCGCGGGCTGAAGGGCTGCGAACCCTGCGCCAGGCCGGGCTTGAAAAGGTGGCGCAGGGGCTGACTACAATCGAGGAAGTCCTGTCAGTGCTGCCGCCCCCGGATGAACCCAGCCCCGTTCCTGATCCTTGA
- a CDS encoding glutamine amidotransferase codes for MNPAPFLILETGRPVPSLRRYGRFPHWIRVAAGLEEHETVVVDVEHGGALPDPHAFAGVLVTGSAAFVTDHADWSERSAAWLRQTAHDDLPVFGICYGHQLLAHALGGEVAYNPAGRESGTIELELQPQAAQDPLFQGLPQHFAAHATHLQTVLRAPDGAEVLARSPLDGCHAFRWGRQAWGVQFHPEFATHHMRGYVRARADCIGRHGGCARSIERAVSAAPLARQLLRRFVRQARLSSAQPVAKQG; via the coding sequence ATGAACCCAGCCCCGTTCCTGATCCTTGAAACCGGCCGACCGGTGCCGTCATTGCGCCGCTACGGGCGCTTTCCGCACTGGATCCGCGTCGCCGCCGGGCTGGAAGAACACGAGACGGTGGTGGTCGATGTCGAGCACGGTGGCGCCCTGCCCGACCCTCATGCCTTCGCCGGCGTGCTGGTGACCGGCTCGGCCGCCTTCGTCACCGACCATGCCGACTGGAGCGAGCGCAGCGCCGCGTGGCTGCGCCAGACCGCCCACGACGACCTGCCGGTATTCGGCATCTGCTACGGCCATCAGCTGCTGGCACATGCGCTGGGTGGCGAGGTGGCCTACAACCCGGCCGGCCGCGAGTCCGGCACGATCGAACTGGAACTGCAGCCGCAGGCCGCGCAGGACCCGCTGTTCCAGGGCCTGCCGCAGCACTTTGCCGCCCATGCCACCCATCTGCAGACCGTGCTGCGCGCGCCCGATGGTGCCGAGGTGCTGGCCCGTTCACCGCTGGATGGCTGCCATGCCTTCCGCTGGGGCCGCCAGGCCTGGGGCGTGCAGTTCCATCCGGAGTTCGCCACCCACCACATGCGTGGCTACGTGCGTGCCCGCGCCGACTGCATCGGCCGCCACGGCGGCTGCGCCCGCAGCATCGAGCGCGCGGTCAGTGCCGCGCCGCTGGCCCGCCAGCTGTTGCGCCGCTTCGTCCGCCAGGCACGGCTGTCTTCAGCCCAGCCGGTGGCAAAACAGGGATAA
- a CDS encoding BPSS1780 family membrane protein encodes MKEIRKLPASAGAQWLLDTFSLYRRAPLQLARIGLTWLLVSWVVTLLSTLIPGAAGMAVQLMTLAISPIMFGGMLYAVGEIDEGRPGLASHLLQPIRDHRVSHLLVPLAIQVLAVLLLGALLFLMIGREGFTAFSEVMTKMEEISRSGQQIKPDDAAALVANLPAKRIALWMLLVFLSAVALSLAMFTQPALVVFDKQSGMHALRLSLQGCIENIGAMFVFAVLGLIAAFCMYILFVIVIQIAMLIGGPLAAAFIAQLVLTTVLMPLYVGAVYAAWKQMFVHRGSRAAPPIPTTPTSSDVFHA; translated from the coding sequence ATGAAAGAGATTCGCAAGCTGCCGGCTTCGGCGGGCGCCCAGTGGTTGCTGGATACGTTCTCGCTGTACCGGCGTGCGCCGCTGCAGCTGGCCCGGATCGGCCTGACCTGGCTGCTGGTGAGCTGGGTGGTCACGCTGTTGTCGACGCTGATTCCCGGCGCTGCCGGCATGGCCGTGCAGCTTATGACGCTGGCCATTTCGCCGATCATGTTCGGCGGCATGCTGTATGCCGTGGGCGAGATCGATGAAGGCCGCCCGGGCCTGGCCTCGCACCTGCTGCAGCCGATCCGCGACCACCGCGTCAGCCACCTGCTGGTGCCGCTGGCGATCCAGGTGCTGGCGGTGCTGCTGCTGGGCGCGCTGCTGTTCCTGATGATCGGCCGCGAGGGCTTCACCGCCTTCAGCGAGGTCATGACCAAGATGGAAGAGATCAGCCGCAGTGGCCAGCAGATCAAGCCGGATGACGCGGCCGCGCTGGTCGCCAACCTGCCGGCCAAGCGCATCGCGCTGTGGATGCTGCTGGTGTTCCTGAGTGCGGTCGCGCTGTCGCTGGCAATGTTCACCCAGCCGGCGCTGGTGGTGTTCGACAAGCAGAGCGGCATGCATGCGCTGCGCCTGAGCCTGCAGGGCTGCATCGAGAACATCGGCGCGATGTTCGTGTTCGCCGTACTCGGCCTGATCGCCGCGTTCTGCATGTACATCCTGTTCGTGATCGTGATCCAGATCGCGATGCTGATCGGCGGCCCGCTGGCCGCCGCCTTCATCGCCCAGCTGGTACTGACCACGGTGCTGATGCCGCTGTATGTCGGCGCGGTCTACGCCGCGTGGAAACAGATGTTCGTGCACCGCGGCAGCCGCGCGGCGCCGCCGATCCCGACCACGCCGACCTCCAGCGACGTGTTCCACGCCTGA
- the tatC gene encoding twin-arginine translocase subunit TatC, with protein sequence MSEQDFGESSLVEHLVELRGRLVRALLGLGVVLLALLPFTQKLYNALAEPLVSQLPNGQTMIATNPAGAFFAPLKLTFFVALFVAVPWLLYQLWAFVAPGLYAREKRLAVPLLVSSVLLFYTGCAFAYFLVLPAVFHFLTTFSPDVIAITPDANAYLDFVLAIFFAFGGSFELPVAMVILVLLGWVTPQQFKEGRGYAIVGIFVLAAVLTPPDVVSQLMLAIPMCLLYELGIHAARWLVPSSVVKKPAA encoded by the coding sequence ATGAGTGAACAGGATTTCGGCGAGAGCTCGCTGGTAGAGCACCTGGTGGAACTGCGCGGCCGGCTTGTGCGCGCATTGCTGGGCCTGGGCGTGGTGCTGCTGGCGTTGTTGCCGTTCACCCAGAAGCTCTACAACGCGCTGGCCGAACCGCTGGTCTCGCAGCTGCCGAACGGGCAGACGATGATCGCCACCAACCCGGCCGGTGCCTTCTTCGCACCGCTGAAGCTGACCTTCTTCGTCGCGTTGTTCGTGGCGGTACCGTGGCTGCTGTACCAGCTGTGGGCGTTCGTCGCGCCCGGTCTGTATGCACGCGAGAAGCGCCTGGCGGTGCCGCTGCTGGTGTCATCGGTGCTGCTGTTCTACACCGGTTGCGCCTTTGCGTATTTCCTGGTGCTGCCGGCGGTGTTCCACTTCCTCACCACCTTCAGCCCGGACGTGATCGCAATCACACCGGATGCGAATGCCTATCTGGACTTCGTGCTGGCGATCTTCTTCGCCTTTGGTGGCAGTTTCGAACTGCCGGTGGCGATGGTGATCCTGGTGCTGCTGGGCTGGGTGACGCCGCAGCAGTTCAAGGAAGGCCGCGGCTACGCGATCGTCGGCATCTTCGTGCTGGCGGCGGTGCTGACCCCGCCGGACGTGGTGTCGCAGCTGATGCTGGCGATTCCGATGTGCCTGCTGTACGAGCTGGGCATCCACGCCGCACGCTGGCTGGTGCCGTCGTCGGTAGTGAAGAAGCCCGCCGCCTGA
- the tatB gene encoding Sec-independent protein translocase protein TatB, giving the protein MFDIGFSELLVIAVVALVVLGPERLPKAARFAGLWVRRARNQWDSVKQELERELQAEDIKRQMQDVRQGMQDTENQLRASGEAIRREAQQAQQQGDDLVQQVRAPAPADLPPHMSAAPDAVEPAQDGGAAEPVSAAPAEAGTPPPAQSTERQP; this is encoded by the coding sequence GTGTTCGATATCGGCTTCAGCGAACTGCTGGTGATTGCAGTGGTCGCCCTGGTGGTGCTCGGTCCCGAGCGCCTGCCCAAGGCGGCCCGCTTCGCCGGCCTGTGGGTGCGTCGCGCCCGCAATCAATGGGATTCGGTGAAACAGGAACTGGAGCGCGAACTGCAGGCCGAGGACATCAAGCGGCAGATGCAGGATGTGCGCCAGGGCATGCAGGACACCGAGAACCAGCTGCGCGCCAGCGGTGAAGCGATCCGTCGCGAAGCCCAGCAGGCGCAGCAGCAGGGCGATGACCTGGTGCAGCAAGTCCGTGCACCGGCGCCCGCGGATCTGCCGCCGCACATGAGCGCCGCGCCCGATGCCGTTGAACCAGCGCAGGACGGTGGTGCCGCCGAGCCGGTTTCGGCCGCGCCCGCTGAAGCTGGTACGCCGCCGCCGGCGCAGAGCACGGAGCGCCAGCCATGA
- the tatA gene encoding Sec-independent protein translocase subunit TatA: protein MGSFSIWHWLVVLAIVLLVFGTKRLTSGAKDLGSAVKEFKKGMRDEDKPNAQLGDESRSQDASRTAQDEHDRNAR, encoded by the coding sequence ATGGGCAGTTTCAGCATCTGGCATTGGTTGGTCGTGCTGGCCATCGTCCTGCTGGTGTTCGGCACCAAGCGCCTGACCAGCGGCGCCAAGGACCTCGGTTCGGCGGTCAAGGAATTCAAGAAGGGCATGCGCGACGAGGACAAGCCGAACGCGCAGCTGGGCGATGAGTCGCGCAGCCAGGACGCGTCGCGCACCGCGCAGGACGAGCACGACCGTAACGCTCGCTGA
- a CDS encoding lipid-binding SYLF domain-containing protein — MRRPIQALLIAASLLSSQAMAGPQEDQRARNAVRVLAEIQEIPEQGIPDKLLDEGRAVIVIPDTIKAGLVIGGRRGHGLMSVRMPNGAWSNPVFVKLTGGSIGFQAGVQSSDVVLVFRNDRSLDNLVNGKFTLGADAGVAAGPVGRNAAAATDGQLKAEIWSWSRARGLFAGVALDGAVLQIDDAANLDAYGSNTTPRMIFEGRAAGSPSMDVVAFRDRLEEATYAARNNRSGNGGSAPRPAAAPAAAPAPVQAAPAAPAEATTAPLQNVPQNPPPQQQGFQPVNDGEIRTETLGGN, encoded by the coding sequence ATGCGTCGCCCGATCCAAGCCCTGCTGATCGCCGCCAGCCTGCTGTCCAGCCAGGCCATGGCCGGGCCGCAGGAAGACCAGCGTGCGCGCAATGCCGTGCGCGTGCTGGCTGAAATCCAGGAAATCCCTGAACAGGGCATTCCGGATAAATTGCTGGACGAAGGCCGCGCGGTCATCGTCATTCCCGACACGATCAAGGCCGGTCTGGTCATTGGCGGTCGTCGTGGCCACGGCCTGATGTCGGTGCGCATGCCCAACGGCGCCTGGTCCAACCCGGTGTTCGTGAAGCTCACCGGCGGCAGCATCGGCTTCCAGGCCGGCGTGCAGTCCTCCGATGTGGTGCTGGTGTTCCGCAACGACCGCAGCCTGGACAACCTGGTCAACGGCAAGTTCACGCTGGGTGCCGACGCTGGCGTCGCCGCCGGTCCGGTGGGCCGCAACGCCGCCGCGGCCACCGACGGCCAGCTGAAGGCCGAGATCTGGTCCTGGTCGCGCGCCCGCGGCCTGTTTGCCGGCGTCGCGCTGGATGGCGCGGTGCTGCAGATCGACGATGCCGCCAATCTGGACGCCTACGGCAGCAACACCACGCCGCGGATGATCTTCGAAGGCCGCGCCGCCGGTTCGCCGTCGATGGATGTGGTCGCCTTCCGCGATCGCCTGGAAGAGGCCACCTACGCGGCGCGCAACAACCGCAGCGGCAACGGCGGCAGCGCGCCGCGCCCGGCTGCCGCCCCGGCAGCTGCTCCGGCGCCTGTTCAGGCAGCACCGGCTGCGCCGGCTGAGGCCACCACCGCGCCGCTGCAGAACGTGCCGCAGAACCCGCCGCCGCAGCAGCAGGGCTTCCAGCCGGTGAATGACGGCGAGATCCGTACGGAAACGCTGGGCGGAAACTGA
- the hemH gene encoding ferrochelatase, with product MLDAPDTAVLAVNLGTPETPTAPAVRRYLAEFLSDRRVVAIPPLLWQPLLRGLILPLRSSRSAAKYAQVWLPDGSPLMVHTRQLAQAMQALLPTLTVRHAMRYGEPALASELDRLAADGARRIVVLPLYPQYSTTTTASVEDRVDAWQRRNPGVTVSLVRDYSVDPGWVEAVAGSIRRYWEQHGRGQMLMFSFHGIPQRLADAGDPYPQRCEASAQAIAKALELGRDEWQMGYQSRFGRERWLQPYAEPSLWALAESGVKQIDVVCPGFATDCLETLEEVALGFTETLAERGATMRYIPCLNAEPEHARALARLAVASLA from the coding sequence ATGCTCGACGCACCCGATACCGCCGTGCTGGCGGTCAACCTAGGCACGCCCGAGACGCCGACGGCCCCCGCCGTACGCCGTTACCTGGCTGAATTCCTGTCCGACCGCCGCGTGGTCGCGATCCCGCCACTGCTGTGGCAGCCGCTGCTGCGCGGACTGATCCTGCCCCTGCGCAGCAGTCGTTCGGCGGCCAAGTACGCCCAGGTCTGGCTGCCCGACGGCTCACCGCTGATGGTGCATACGCGCCAGCTGGCGCAGGCCATGCAGGCCCTGTTGCCGACGCTGACAGTGCGCCATGCGATGCGTTACGGCGAACCGGCGCTGGCCAGCGAGCTCGACCGCCTGGCAGCCGACGGTGCGCGCCGCATCGTGGTGCTGCCGCTGTATCCGCAGTACTCCACCACCACCACTGCCTCGGTTGAAGACCGCGTCGATGCCTGGCAGCGCCGCAATCCTGGCGTGACCGTCAGCCTGGTGCGCGACTATTCGGTCGATCCGGGCTGGGTCGAGGCCGTGGCCGGCTCGATCCGTCGCTACTGGGAACAGCACGGTCGCGGCCAGATGCTGATGTTCTCCTTCCACGGCATCCCGCAGCGCCTGGCCGATGCCGGCGATCCGTATCCGCAGCGCTGCGAGGCCAGCGCACAGGCCATCGCCAAGGCGCTGGAACTGGGCAGGGACGAGTGGCAGATGGGTTACCAGTCGCGTTTCGGCCGCGAGCGCTGGCTGCAGCCGTATGCCGAGCCCAGCCTGTGGGCGCTGGCCGAATCCGGCGTGAAGCAGATCGACGTGGTGTGCCCCGGCTTCGCCACCGACTGCCTGGAGACGCTGGAGGAAGTCGCGCTGGGGTTCACCGAAACACTGGCCGAGCGCGGTGCGACGATGCGCTACATCCCCTGCCTCAACGCCGAACCGGAGCACGCACGCGCGCTTGCGCGGCTGGCCGTGGCCTCGCTGGCATGA
- a CDS encoding alpha/beta fold hydrolase has product MSLQPFELEVGGARVAGLRNHGDGPRVLALHGWLDNAASFVPLAPHLSSLQLVTIDLPGHGHSAHLPAGASYTTAAAICHVLDVADALGWDRFNLLGHSMGAGIASLTASVSDRVERLVAIEALGGLRGPEEETANRLREHVNATRALARKQLRVFPDLAAPIRARMMTNQLSEHCARLLVERGVEPVEGGYRWCSDPRLMLPTAIRLSEGQIDNLLQAIACPTQVIYATPAQSYYPEPMRSDRLQHLRDGRLAVFPGNHHLHMEDPEQIAGVILRFFSNDNAG; this is encoded by the coding sequence ATGAGTCTGCAACCGTTTGAACTGGAGGTCGGTGGCGCGCGCGTCGCCGGCCTGCGCAACCACGGCGATGGCCCGCGCGTGCTGGCCCTGCACGGCTGGCTCGACAACGCGGCCAGCTTCGTGCCGCTGGCGCCGCATCTGTCGTCGCTGCAGCTGGTTACCATCGACCTGCCCGGTCATGGCCACAGCGCGCATCTGCCGGCCGGTGCCAGCTACACCACGGCCGCCGCGATCTGCCACGTGCTCGACGTCGCCGATGCACTGGGCTGGGACCGCTTCAACCTGCTCGGCCATTCGATGGGTGCCGGCATCGCCAGCCTCACCGCCTCGGTCAGTGATCGCGTCGAGCGCCTGGTGGCGATCGAAGCGCTCGGCGGCCTGCGCGGCCCCGAGGAAGAAACCGCCAACCGCCTGCGCGAGCATGTGAATGCCACGCGCGCACTGGCACGCAAGCAGCTGCGCGTGTTCCCCGACCTCGCCGCGCCGATCCGCGCACGGATGATGACCAACCAGCTCAGCGAGCACTGTGCACGGCTGCTGGTCGAGCGCGGCGTGGAACCGGTCGAGGGTGGCTACCGCTGGTGCAGCGATCCGCGCCTGATGCTGCCCACTGCGATCCGTCTCAGCGAAGGCCAGATCGACAACCTGCTGCAGGCCATAGCCTGCCCGACGCAGGTGATCTATGCCACGCCAGCGCAGTCCTACTACCCCGAGCCGATGCGCAGCGATCGCCTGCAGCACCTGCGCGATGGGCGGTTGGCGGTGTTTCCCGGCAACCATCACCTGCACATGGAAGATCCGGAACAGATCGCAGGCGTGATCCTGCGCTTCTTCAGCAACGACAACGCGGGCTGA